The nucleotide sequence CGGGCCGCCAGAGGCTAGTCTGGTGCCGTGGATCCCGTCATCATCGGCCTGCTGTGCGGAGCGGTCGGACTGTTCACCGGAGTGGCCTCCATGCTGGCCTTCCGGGCGTCCGAGCGCTCGCGGACGGTGGACCTGACGGTCGGCGAACCCACCCTGGCGCCGGGCGCCGCCGAGGTCCTCTCCGTGGTCGGCCGCGCGTACGCGGTGGTGGACGACGTCGACGGCGTGGTGCGCGCGAACCCCGCGGCCTACGCCCTCGGCCTCGTGCGGGGGCACTCGCTCGTCCAGGACCAGCTGCGGGAGCTCACGCGGACCGTGCGGGCCGACGGCGTCATCGTCGAGCGCCGCATGGAGCTGCCCCGAGGACCCCTCGGGCAGTCGAGCCTCGTCGTCGAGCTGCGCGTGGCCCCGCTGGACGAGGAGTACATCCTGATCCTCGCCGACGACCGCACGGACGTGACCCGCACCGAGGCCATGCGCCACGACTTCGTCGTCAACGTCTCGCACGAGCTCAAGACGCCGGTGGGTGCCATCTCCCTGCTCTCCGAGGCCATCGGCGACGCCGCGGAGGACGACGAGGCGGTGCGTCGCTTCGCCGCACGGCTGGGCGTCGAGTCCCGCCGGCTCACGGCCCTCGTGCAGGACATCATCGAGTTCTCCCGGCTGCAGGCCAAGGACGTGGTCCAGGACGGAGGGCCCGTGGACCTCAACGCCGTCGTCGCCGACGCCGTGGACCGCCTGCGTCTGACCGCCGAGGACCGCGGCATCGCGCTGCGCGTGGGCGGCCGCGTGGACGCGGTGGTGCACGGGGACCAGGACCAGCTGATGACCGCGGTGCGCAACCTGGTAGACAACGCGGTGCGCTACTCCCCGGAGGGCACCACGGTGGGCATCGGCCTGAGCTCCGTGGACGGGCTCGCGCAGGTCACCGTCACGGACCAGGGCATCGGCATCAGCCCGGAGGAGCAGGAGCGGGTCTTCGAACGCTTCTACCGCGTGGACGCGGCGCGGTCACGCCAGACGGGCGGCACGGGCCTGGGGCTGAGCATCGTCAAGCACGTCGTCATCAACCACGGAGGGGAGGTCACCCTCTGGTCCCAGCCGGGCCGCGGGTCGACCTTCACCATCCGCCTGCCCGAGTGGGGGGACGGTGTCGCCGTCGACGGCGCGCCGGGCGCCGCCCACGTCACCGAGCGGCGCGGTCACCGGGTGACCGCCTCGGCCGCACCCCCGACCCGGAAGGAGACGAGCGCATGAGCCGCATTCTGATCGTGGAGGACGAGGAGTCGTTCAGCGACCCCCTGTCCTACCTCCTGGAGAAGGAGGGGTTCGAGGTCACCGTCGCCGCCGACGGCAACGAGGCGCTGAGCGTCTTCGAGCGCGACAGCGCGGACCTGATCCTCCTGGACCTGATGCTCCCGGGGATGTCCGGCACCGAGGTGTGCCGTCAGGTGCGCCAGCGCTCCAACGTCCCCGTGATCATGCTGACCGCGAAGGACTCGGAGATC is from Micrococcus luteus NCTC 2665 and encodes:
- a CDS encoding sensor histidine kinase, producing the protein MDPVIIGLLCGAVGLFTGVASMLAFRASERSRTVDLTVGEPTLAPGAAEVLSVVGRAYAVVDDVDGVVRANPAAYALGLVRGHSLVQDQLRELTRTVRADGVIVERRMELPRGPLGQSSLVVELRVAPLDEEYILILADDRTDVTRTEAMRHDFVVNVSHELKTPVGAISLLSEAIGDAAEDDEAVRRFAARLGVESRRLTALVQDIIEFSRLQAKDVVQDGGPVDLNAVVADAVDRLRLTAEDRGIALRVGGRVDAVVHGDQDQLMTAVRNLVDNAVRYSPEGTTVGIGLSSVDGLAQVTVTDQGIGISPEEQERVFERFYRVDAARSRQTGGTGLGLSIVKHVVINHGGEVTLWSQPGRGSTFTIRLPEWGDGVAVDGAPGAAHVTERRGHRVTASAAPPTRKETSA